A window of the Bdellovibrio sp. ZAP7 genome harbors these coding sequences:
- a CDS encoding aldo/keto reductase, whose product MAFKSAVTLRDGTHMPQLGFGVWQVPDDGAETAVAEAFKVGYRSIDTAAIYRNEAGVGQAIKNSGLARSEIFITTKLWNEDQGYDKAMKAIDSSLKKLGIEQVDLYLVHWPSPHRGLYLETWKAMIEIKKQGKAKSIGVSNFMPEHLTRIIDATGEIPVLNQIELHPKFQQKNLREFHEKHGIFTECWSPLGQGKLLDDSHLKEIAAKHGKSTAQVILRWHLQNNFIVIPKSVTPSRIKENFDVSDFKLSADDMAKIEKMDSKDGRIGPNPMTAEF is encoded by the coding sequence ATGGCATTCAAATCGGCAGTTACGTTAAGAGATGGCACCCACATGCCTCAATTGGGCTTCGGCGTTTGGCAGGTGCCCGATGATGGTGCCGAGACAGCAGTTGCCGAGGCTTTCAAAGTTGGTTACCGGTCGATTGATACTGCAGCTATTTATCGCAACGAAGCCGGCGTAGGTCAGGCAATTAAAAACAGCGGACTTGCCCGTAGCGAGATATTCATCACAACAAAACTTTGGAACGAAGACCAAGGATATGACAAAGCGATGAAAGCGATTGATTCGAGTCTGAAAAAACTGGGAATCGAGCAAGTTGATCTGTATCTGGTGCATTGGCCGTCCCCACATCGTGGTCTTTATCTTGAAACATGGAAAGCCATGATTGAGATTAAAAAACAGGGTAAGGCAAAATCAATCGGTGTATCTAATTTCATGCCCGAGCATCTGACTCGTATTATCGATGCAACCGGAGAAATTCCAGTCCTTAATCAAATTGAACTTCATCCAAAATTCCAACAAAAGAATTTGCGTGAGTTCCATGAAAAGCACGGCATTTTCACCGAGTGCTGGAGTCCCTTGGGTCAAGGTAAGCTTTTGGATGATTCACATCTGAAAGAAATCGCGGCAAAACATGGCAAGTCCACGGCGCAGGTTATTTTGCGCTGGCATTTGCAGAATAATTTTATCGTGATTCCGAAATCCGTGACACCTTCACGCATTAAAGAAAACTTTGATGTTTCTGATTTTAAATTAAGTGCCGATGATATGGCTAAGATTGAAAAAATGGACAGCAAAGATGGGCGTATTGGACCAAATCCAATGACTGCAGAGTTCTAA
- a CDS encoding 3-oxoacyl-[acyl-carrier-protein] synthase III C-terminal domain-containing protein: MYLGKFHSIEPPYQVSQDASLDWLSTAHQLAQNGQSHTKEEYLKMLHRVGCSSQQIQQRYFFVPDVGEHDWSQNKIYPISVSKRGVSMHHRHEYYHKIVQDLFKQIYDTRTYPDDMIHVSCTGYVSPSAAQLIALKSPKPVTVTHSYHMGCYGAFPALRMAAGFLANESILGEKRSVDLVHTELCSLHLNPEESSLEQMVIQSLFADGCIAYRMSHERPDSGFKIHSLYEEIIPNTADAMEWMVSDWGMKMTLSKDVPSMVGTKIREFTERWLKTRGYDLSKLQKNALFAVHPGGPKIIDQVAHHLELKSSQVEASRRLLHRRGNMSSATLPHLWESIIHDDNVPSGTQIISYAFGPGLTVCGGLMEKL, translated from the coding sequence ATGTATCTAGGAAAGTTTCACTCCATTGAGCCTCCGTATCAGGTATCCCAGGATGCCAGTCTTGATTGGCTTTCGACAGCTCATCAACTTGCACAAAATGGACAATCCCACACGAAAGAGGAGTATTTAAAAATGCTCCACAGGGTGGGTTGTTCGTCGCAACAAATTCAGCAGAGATATTTTTTTGTACCTGATGTCGGCGAGCACGATTGGTCTCAAAATAAAATTTACCCTATTTCCGTCAGCAAGCGTGGCGTCAGCATGCACCATCGCCACGAATACTATCACAAGATCGTGCAAGATCTTTTCAAACAGATTTACGACACCCGGACTTATCCTGACGATATGATTCATGTCAGCTGCACAGGATACGTCTCACCAAGTGCTGCTCAGCTTATTGCTCTAAAATCCCCTAAACCAGTCACCGTCACGCATTCCTACCACATGGGCTGCTATGGCGCCTTTCCGGCATTAAGAATGGCAGCGGGATTTTTAGCCAATGAATCTATCTTGGGAGAAAAGCGCAGCGTGGATTTGGTTCACACCGAGTTATGCAGCCTGCATTTAAATCCCGAAGAATCATCTCTAGAGCAAATGGTGATTCAAAGTTTGTTCGCTGATGGTTGTATCGCCTACCGCATGAGTCACGAACGACCAGACTCGGGCTTTAAAATTCATTCGCTTTATGAAGAAATTATTCCTAACACAGCTGATGCAATGGAATGGATGGTTTCCGATTGGGGAATGAAAATGACTCTGTCGAAAGATGTTCCCTCGATGGTCGGGACAAAGATTCGCGAATTCACCGAGCGCTGGCTAAAAACGCGCGGTTATGATCTTTCCAAACTTCAAAAGAATGCTCTGTTCGCTGTTCACCCTGGTGGACCAAAAATTATTGATCAAGTTGCGCATCACTTAGAATTAAAAAGTTCACAAGTTGAAGCCAGTCGTCGACTTTTGCATCGCCGGGGCAATATGTCTTCAGCAACTCTCCCCCACTTGTGGGAATCCATCATCCATGACGACAACGTACCGTCAGGAACTCAGATCATTAGTTACGCATTCGGTCCCGGTCTGACTGTCTGCGGAGGACTGATGGAGAAGCTATGA
- a CDS encoding AmpG family muropeptide MFS transporter encodes MAAKKNILKDLFSKHMLIILFLGFASGLPLALTGGTLKTWLAREQVDISTIGYFSWVGLSYSLKFLWSPLLDRYTLFKVGRRRSWMMATQVALMASLFFLGTLNPLNNLSLMAIMAVLIAFFSATQDIAIDAYRREILSNQELGLGSSLNIYGYRIAMLVSGGLGIGMVGNEFWPITWGQLYFLMAAIMGIGLLTTFFAPEPKLDSPPPKSLYQAAVEPFAEFLRRPGAAYILLFVLLFKLGDALAGALLQPFYVQMGFTNADIGLVAKVFGTASSLVGLFFGGIAIYYVGIYRSLWVFGILQAISTAAFAVLTFTGNALVPFAAVIVFEDISTGMATAAFVAFMAALSNKKYTATQYAILSSVATLGRTFFSGFTGDLVKHLGWANFFYACALIAVPGLLMLIGMKKYHTDEALDS; translated from the coding sequence ATGGCAGCTAAGAAAAATATCCTCAAAGACCTATTTAGCAAACATATGCTTATCATCCTGTTTCTGGGTTTCGCAAGCGGCTTGCCTCTGGCGTTGACCGGCGGAACATTGAAAACGTGGTTAGCCCGCGAGCAAGTTGATATCAGCACCATCGGTTATTTTAGCTGGGTGGGACTGTCTTATTCGTTGAAGTTTTTGTGGTCACCACTGTTGGATCGCTATACTTTATTTAAAGTGGGGCGTCGTCGCAGTTGGATGATGGCGACACAGGTCGCTTTAATGGCATCGTTGTTTTTCTTAGGTACTTTGAACCCTTTGAATAACTTAAGCTTGATGGCGATCATGGCCGTATTGATTGCTTTCTTCAGTGCCACTCAAGATATCGCGATTGATGCTTACCGACGTGAGATTCTTTCGAATCAAGAATTGGGTTTGGGATCTTCGCTTAATATCTACGGATATAGAATTGCAATGTTGGTATCTGGCGGCTTGGGTATCGGTATGGTGGGCAACGAGTTCTGGCCAATTACTTGGGGGCAGTTGTATTTCCTGATGGCTGCTATAATGGGTATCGGACTTTTAACGACATTCTTTGCACCCGAGCCAAAACTGGATTCTCCTCCCCCGAAATCATTGTATCAGGCAGCAGTTGAACCTTTTGCAGAGTTTTTAAGAAGACCAGGTGCCGCTTATATTCTTTTGTTTGTTTTGTTGTTTAAGCTGGGCGACGCCCTGGCTGGAGCGCTGTTGCAGCCTTTCTATGTACAGATGGGTTTTACGAACGCCGACATCGGACTGGTGGCAAAAGTTTTCGGAACCGCATCGTCACTCGTTGGATTGTTCTTTGGCGGTATCGCAATATACTATGTCGGCATCTATCGCAGTCTGTGGGTCTTTGGTATATTACAAGCCATCTCCACGGCAGCTTTCGCAGTCCTCACATTTACGGGCAATGCACTCGTGCCTTTTGCAGCGGTGATCGTGTTTGAAGATATCAGCACAGGCATGGCAACCGCAGCCTTCGTGGCTTTCATGGCCGCACTTAGCAACAAGAAATACACAGCAACTCAATATGCGATTCTTTCAAGTGTCGCGACTTTGGGAAGAACTTTTTTCTCGGGTTTCACCGGGGATCTGGTAAAGCATTTGGGTTGGGCGAATTTCTTTTATGCTTGCGCATTGATTGCAGTACCGGGATTACTCATGCTTATAGGCATGAAGAAGTACCACACAGATGAGGCTCTTGATTCTTAG
- a CDS encoding HNH endonuclease, whose protein sequence is MQHMASLRSLLLNSSYEPMRVVSWQKALILWFQDKVEILEYHESFARSFQRRFQLPSVLRLKSYVKPRGSHAIRFCRENVYIRDNYTCQYCGDKLNAKQLTLDHVVPASHNGPKNWTNVVSACRECNQRKANRTPRTANMPLLTEPRAPNWLPTLALEISADHVPPDWAPYLILKTG, encoded by the coding sequence ATGCAGCACATGGCCTCACTGAGGTCCTTACTGCTAAACTCAAGCTACGAACCCATGCGGGTTGTAAGTTGGCAAAAGGCCTTGATATTGTGGTTTCAAGATAAAGTGGAGATACTCGAGTATCACGAATCATTCGCTAGGTCTTTCCAGCGAAGGTTTCAGCTCCCCAGTGTCCTCCGCCTAAAATCATACGTTAAACCTCGGGGTAGCCACGCTATCCGATTCTGCCGGGAAAACGTTTATATCCGCGACAATTACACCTGCCAATACTGCGGCGACAAACTCAACGCCAAACAGCTCACCCTTGATCACGTCGTACCTGCCTCTCATAACGGACCCAAAAACTGGACAAATGTTGTTTCTGCTTGCCGCGAATGCAACCAAAGAAAAGCGAATCGCACTCCACGCACAGCGAATATGCCATTGTTGACAGAACCGCGCGCACCGAACTGGCTGCCAACTTTGGCGCTGGAAATAAGTGCCGATCACGTTCCACCTGACTGGGCACCCTACCTGATCCTAAAAACGGGATAG
- a CDS encoding peptidylprolyl isomerase has protein sequence MRRVLAFNYVLKGPDGQILDKSEKGQPLPYLEGAGQILPKLEEEIKDMKEGDKKNVKLAAKDGYGEIRDNMFMDVPKEELAHLPQLELGAHLRLELGEGQHIVRVTKITDSHVTLDGNHPLAGQNLEFDIEMALIRPATQEEEQHGHPHGLHGDAGHHH, from the coding sequence ATGAGAAGAGTATTGGCATTCAATTACGTTCTAAAAGGCCCAGATGGTCAAATCCTTGATAAATCTGAAAAGGGTCAACCTTTGCCATACCTTGAAGGTGCAGGACAAATCCTTCCTAAACTTGAAGAAGAAATCAAAGACATGAAAGAAGGCGACAAGAAAAATGTTAAGCTTGCCGCCAAAGATGGTTACGGCGAAATCCGCGACAATATGTTCATGGATGTTCCTAAAGAAGAACTAGCTCACCTTCCACAATTGGAACTTGGTGCGCACCTTCGTTTGGAATTGGGCGAAGGCCAACACATCGTACGCGTAACAAAAATCACTGACTCTCACGTAACTCTAGATGGCAACCACCCATTGGCTGGCCAAAATCTTGAGTTTGATATTGAGATGGCACTGATCAGACCAGCCACACAAGAAGAAGAACAACACGGCCATCCGCATGGTCTACACGGCGACGCCGGTCACCACCACTAG
- a CDS encoding YajQ family cyclic di-GMP-binding protein, which produces MPSFDIVSELNLQEVDNGINQARKEVEGRYDFKGSKAEIGWDKDKKEISLSAEDEYKIEQMGSILQTKLHRRGVDIKSTKFDKIEPVGGRMLRQKVTLQQGIDREVAKEIIKAIKDAKLKVQPQIADDKVKVSGKSIDELQECIALIRSGDYAVPLQFNNMRS; this is translated from the coding sequence ATGCCTTCGTTTGATATTGTTTCTGAGTTGAATCTTCAAGAAGTAGATAATGGGATTAATCAGGCTCGTAAAGAGGTTGAGGGTCGTTATGACTTTAAGGGGAGCAAGGCTGAGATTGGTTGGGATAAAGATAAGAAAGAAATTAGTTTGTCTGCCGAAGATGAATATAAAATCGAACAAATGGGCAGTATCCTTCAGACGAAATTGCATCGTCGTGGCGTCGATATTAAATCGACGAAGTTTGATAAGATTGAACCTGTTGGTGGTCGAATGCTCCGCCAGAAGGTCACTTTGCAACAAGGTATTGACCGCGAAGTTGCTAAGGAAATTATTAAAGCTATTAAAGACGCTAAGTTGAAAGTTCAACCGCAAATCGCAGACGATAAAGTAAAAGTTTCCGGTAAAAGCATCGATGAATTACAAGAGTGTATTGCTTTGATTCGTTCAGGTGATTATGCGGTTCCATTGCAGTTTAATAATATGAGATCTTAA
- a CDS encoding RNA-binding protein, which translates to MAKKLYVGNLPYTVDDESLHNHFAQFGAVDSAKVIMDRETGRSKGFGFVEMTDDTAADAAIEKGNGIEMNGRALNVSEARPQAPREGGGGPRRSGGFNNNRGGNGGGGRREYGNR; encoded by the coding sequence GTGGCTAAGAAGTTATACGTGGGCAATTTGCCTTACACAGTAGATGATGAATCTCTACACAATCACTTTGCACAATTCGGTGCAGTTGATTCCGCAAAAGTTATCATGGATCGCGAAACAGGTCGCTCTAAAGGCTTCGGCTTTGTTGAGATGACTGATGATACTGCAGCTGATGCAGCTATTGAAAAAGGCAACGGCATCGAAATGAACGGTCGTGCTTTGAATGTTTCTGAGGCTCGTCCTCAAGCGCCTCGCGAAGGCGGCGGTGGTCCTCGTCGTAGCGGTGGCTTTAATAACAACCGTGGCGGTAACGGTGGCGGCGGTCGTCGCGAATACGGCAATCGCTAA
- a CDS encoding arylesterase: MRTLIITFFLLFSSLSFAQKKLIVLGDSITEGYGVSKEAAYPALLEKKLHDTGKKEWTIINAGVSGSTTASGISRMKWLFKSKPDIVFLALGANDGLRGLKVEESQKNLASAIEYAQKEKVEVILGGLYMPPNYGADYTSKFKKMYEDLAKKYKLTFIPFILDKVAGNPKYNLADGIHPNEEGHKIIADTIFNALKGKL, from the coding sequence ATGAGAACTCTAATTATCACGTTTTTCCTTTTATTCTCGTCACTTTCATTCGCACAAAAGAAATTGATTGTCCTGGGGGATTCTATCACTGAGGGCTACGGCGTTTCTAAAGAGGCGGCTTATCCAGCTTTGCTTGAAAAGAAATTGCACGATACTGGCAAAAAAGAATGGACCATCATAAATGCGGGTGTAAGTGGCTCGACAACGGCTTCGGGAATTTCGCGCATGAAGTGGTTGTTTAAATCAAAACCCGACATCGTGTTTTTGGCTTTGGGAGCAAACGATGGTTTGCGTGGTTTGAAAGTGGAAGAAAGTCAGAAAAATCTGGCGTCCGCTATCGAGTATGCGCAGAAAGAAAAAGTCGAAGTGATTTTGGGTGGCCTTTACATGCCACCTAATTACGGCGCGGACTATACCTCCAAGTTTAAAAAAATGTACGAGGATTTGGCCAAGAAATACAAACTGACTTTTATTCCGTTCATTTTGGACAAAGTTGCGGGCAATCCAAAATACAATCTCGCTGATGGCATTCATCCTAATGAGGAAGGCCATAAAATTATCGCAGACACGATCTTTAATGCATTGAAAGGCAAGTTATGA
- a CDS encoding ABC transporter ATP-binding protein, whose translation MSLTLNDIRKSFHQGDAEVAVLKGLNVTIEPGQIVSIVGQSGSGKSTLLSILAGLERADRGEILVDKVNLSPMTEQQLTLFRAQNISIVFQQYHLIAHLTALENVSLALEILKMENPKQRAEEALRELGLGHRLDHFPSQLSGGECQRVAIARALVVKPRILLADEPSGNLDTHTGDKVMDVFFEVVRKHNITTILVTHSETLARRCQRILRLEDGVLKDQ comes from the coding sequence ATGAGCTTAACCCTGAACGACATCCGTAAAAGTTTTCATCAAGGCGATGCTGAGGTCGCAGTCCTAAAGGGGTTGAATGTCACGATTGAACCAGGGCAGATTGTTTCCATCGTTGGACAATCGGGAAGTGGGAAATCGACTTTGCTTTCTATCTTGGCGGGACTAGAGCGCGCAGACCGTGGGGAAATCCTTGTGGATAAGGTGAATTTGTCACCTATGACCGAACAGCAGTTAACGTTGTTTCGTGCTCAAAATATTTCCATCGTGTTTCAACAGTACCATTTGATTGCGCATTTAACGGCTTTGGAAAATGTGTCACTGGCTTTGGAAATTCTAAAAATGGAAAATCCTAAACAACGTGCCGAAGAAGCTTTGCGTGAGCTGGGATTGGGACATCGCCTGGATCATTTCCCCAGTCAGCTGAGCGGGGGAGAATGTCAGCGTGTTGCGATTGCTCGCGCCCTGGTGGTGAAGCCGCGTATTTTACTTGCTGACGAGCCAAGTGGAAATTTGGATACGCATACGGGAGATAAAGTGATGGATGTCTTTTTCGAAGTTGTTCGCAAGCACAACATCACGACTATTCTGGTTACCCACAGTGAAACCCTGGCTCGCCGCTGTCAGCGCATTCTTCGTTTGGAAGATGGCGTATTAAAGGATCAGTAA
- a CDS encoding ABC transporter permease has product MIFRLAVRELIRSWRFGLFFIFNLSLGLTGFVSLQAFNVTLQDELARNAKNILSADLSVSARRELTEAEQAAMKSVLPPGTETGRIYEFFAMMSSSKGSRLVMVKAIDSSYPFYGALEMHSGKKISPGSEKEILGSHKVWIYPELQQQMNLQVGDRMQIGKLDLAISDVVDRDETQTFRMASLAPRVYVDLKLLPESGLIQFGSTFTQAYQFKLPAGTDENKVKEDIFLKLPDPAISVDTPTSAGEDSGRQLGYLSDYLGLVAIIALFMSALGAAYIYRMFLYSRMKEIAILRTLGLQSIQAVGVYVLQASLLGLLATLPTVAFSEIVLPVLTKVLGSFTPFDLKPSVTMEAWGLCLLMAVLGSFVVSLPFLMKIYDLKAAKLFSEEKFAVNEGKVRIWPFIPAILVFYGLSVNQAHSWKIGSAFAGSLVATIAVLLVAGYFVLKFAGTLKNLRLWMMKYSFLGLSRRAGASLAVFVALGLGALLINILPQLKNSLQSDLQVDQKTSLPSLFMFDIQDEQVTGIQKVLADNEIKTLSLAPMVRARVLKVNGVDYERKIEGQGFKTREEEREARFRNRGMNLSYRDHLSDSEEIIEGRPMAPMFDPEKQKIAELSVEERFADRMNFKLGDKIIFDVQGVEVEGEIVNFRKVKWTTFQPNFFVLVQNGVLNDAPKTFISALPTVSAEKRAALQNELAKKFANVSVIDVVRTVDEALKTADKMSWSLELMAYLALFTGYIVLFSIVRSQIKLRRWEMNMLKILGASHREVAGFILTEFAFLAFVSSFLGSFLSVGVSYGLNRIIFEGGFQFSLTQPLLSVAIITALSLLISFLASADIVKESALSILREEK; this is encoded by the coding sequence ATGATTTTTCGTCTGGCCGTAAGAGAACTGATTCGCAGCTGGCGATTTGGATTGTTTTTTATTTTCAATTTAAGCCTTGGTCTGACAGGTTTCGTGTCGCTGCAGGCATTCAACGTTACCTTGCAGGACGAGCTCGCAAGGAACGCGAAGAACATTCTTTCGGCAGATCTTTCTGTTTCAGCCAGAAGAGAACTGACCGAAGCAGAACAAGCTGCCATGAAGTCCGTTTTGCCGCCGGGAACGGAAACAGGTCGCATTTATGAATTCTTTGCGATGATGAGTTCATCCAAAGGCTCGCGACTGGTGATGGTGAAGGCTATCGACAGCAGTTACCCGTTCTATGGCGCTTTGGAAATGCACAGTGGAAAAAAGATCAGTCCCGGCAGTGAAAAGGAAATTTTAGGTTCGCACAAAGTTTGGATTTATCCGGAGCTTCAACAACAAATGAATCTGCAAGTTGGCGATCGCATGCAGATCGGAAAGCTTGATCTAGCGATTTCGGACGTGGTTGACCGTGATGAAACACAGACGTTTCGCATGGCTTCGCTTGCACCAAGAGTTTACGTCGACTTAAAACTACTGCCTGAGTCTGGATTGATTCAGTTCGGAAGTACTTTTACCCAAGCCTATCAATTTAAACTTCCGGCGGGGACTGACGAAAACAAAGTGAAGGAAGATATCTTTCTAAAACTTCCAGATCCAGCGATCTCGGTGGATACGCCGACATCTGCGGGCGAGGATTCTGGTCGCCAACTGGGTTACCTGTCTGACTATCTGGGGTTGGTCGCAATCATCGCCTTATTCATGTCAGCTTTGGGGGCTGCGTATATCTACCGTATGTTCCTATACAGCCGTATGAAAGAGATCGCGATTTTGCGAACTCTGGGTTTACAAAGTATCCAGGCAGTTGGCGTTTATGTTCTTCAAGCTTCGCTTTTGGGGTTGCTTGCCACCTTACCGACGGTTGCTTTCAGTGAAATTGTATTGCCAGTCCTCACTAAGGTTTTAGGAAGCTTCACTCCGTTTGACTTAAAACCGTCGGTCACGATGGAAGCCTGGGGCCTTTGCCTGTTGATGGCTGTTTTGGGAAGTTTCGTTGTCAGTCTTCCATTCCTAATGAAGATCTATGACTTAAAGGCAGCAAAACTATTCAGTGAAGAAAAGTTCGCGGTGAATGAAGGTAAAGTCCGCATTTGGCCGTTTATTCCTGCCATCTTGGTGTTCTATGGGTTGTCCGTTAACCAAGCCCATTCATGGAAGATCGGCTCTGCTTTTGCGGGATCTTTGGTGGCGACGATTGCGGTTCTGCTGGTGGCTGGATACTTCGTTCTGAAGTTTGCGGGAACTCTTAAGAATCTTCGTTTGTGGATGATGAAGTACAGCTTCTTGGGATTGTCCCGTCGTGCTGGCGCAAGTCTCGCAGTATTCGTGGCATTAGGTTTGGGTGCTTTGCTGATCAATATACTTCCTCAGCTTAAGAACTCTTTGCAGTCTGACTTGCAGGTGGATCAAAAGACAAGTCTGCCTTCTTTATTCATGTTTGATATTCAAGATGAACAAGTCACGGGCATTCAAAAGGTTTTGGCCGACAATGAAATTAAAACTCTTTCTTTGGCGCCGATGGTGCGTGCACGGGTTTTGAAAGTAAATGGCGTTGATTATGAACGGAAAATCGAAGGCCAAGGTTTTAAAACCAGGGAAGAAGAACGCGAAGCCCGTTTCCGCAATCGCGGGATGAACTTGTCTTATCGTGATCATTTATCTGATAGCGAGGAAATCATCGAAGGCCGCCCGATGGCTCCGATGTTTGATCCAGAAAAACAAAAGATCGCAGAACTTTCCGTGGAGGAAAGATTTGCGGATCGTATGAACTTTAAACTAGGCGATAAAATCATCTTTGACGTGCAAGGTGTTGAAGTCGAAGGAGAGATCGTAAACTTCCGTAAAGTGAAGTGGACGACCTTTCAGCCTAATTTCTTTGTCCTGGTTCAAAATGGAGTTTTGAACGACGCTCCGAAAACATTTATCTCGGCCTTGCCGACGGTTAGCGCCGAAAAAAGAGCGGCACTGCAAAATGAGCTCGCTAAAAAATTCGCCAACGTTTCTGTGATCGATGTGGTGCGAACTGTGGATGAGGCGCTTAAAACGGCAGACAAGATGAGTTGGTCGTTGGAGCTTATGGCGTATCTGGCGTTGTTCACCGGATATATCGTGCTTTTTTCCATCGTGCGCAGTCAGATCAAGCTTCGCCGATGGGAAATGAATATGCTTAAAATCCTGGGGGCAAGTCACCGTGAAGTGGCAGGGTTTATTTTGACGGAGTTCGCGTTTCTTGCCTTTGTAAGCTCGTTCCTGGGCTCTTTCCTAAGTGTTGGTGTCAGTTATGGCTTGAATCGGATCATTTTTGAGGGAGGATTTCAGTTTTCCCTTACTCAACCACTGCTTTCGGTCGCGATAATTACTGCCTTAAGCCTATTGATCTCTTTCCTTGCAAGCGCAGATATTGTAAAAGAAAGTGCTTTAAGTATTTTACGTGAGGAAAAGTAA
- a CDS encoding L-threonylcarbamoyladenylate synthase — protein sequence MMSNNEALKKAQQILEEGGVIGLPTETVYGLAARIDIPSAIEKIFTTKERPFFDPLIVHVSSIEMAKKVTAYWGPASQALAEVFWPGPLTLILPKDNSINSMITSGLESVGIRMPNHPLALALIQEVNVPLAAPSANKFGRTSPTSATHVRVEFKNENVFVMDGGDCQIGIESTVLLVRHRPEKVELSILRRGHILKSDLERVLQEKGFKFEFIEQVDKRESPGHMKHHYMPPIPLIVSTDAQRPVDDILKEVNQKLSLLPDEIESIKIIKPQHGIAKAEILKLSQDPLLATREFYGKLREVAQKGADCIVFYKEPHQVGERWESLFDRLNKAASLIL from the coding sequence ATGATGTCGAATAACGAGGCTTTAAAAAAAGCTCAGCAGATCCTGGAAGAAGGGGGTGTCATCGGACTTCCCACCGAGACTGTTTACGGCTTGGCCGCTCGTATCGATATTCCCTCTGCGATTGAAAAAATCTTTACTACCAAAGAGCGTCCTTTCTTTGATCCTTTAATCGTGCACGTGTCGTCGATCGAAATGGCTAAAAAGGTGACGGCTTATTGGGGACCTGCTTCTCAGGCTTTGGCTGAAGTTTTCTGGCCGGGTCCTTTGACGCTGATTTTGCCTAAGGATAACTCCATCAACTCGATGATCACGTCAGGCTTAGAGTCTGTGGGGATTCGTATGCCCAATCATCCTTTGGCTTTGGCATTGATTCAGGAAGTGAATGTTCCCTTGGCAGCGCCAAGTGCTAATAAGTTCGGTCGTACCTCTCCAACATCAGCAACTCACGTACGCGTGGAGTTTAAAAATGAAAACGTTTTCGTGATGGATGGCGGGGATTGCCAAATTGGTATCGAATCCACCGTCTTGTTGGTTCGTCATCGCCCTGAAAAGGTTGAGCTTTCAATTCTTCGCCGTGGGCATATTTTGAAATCTGATTTGGAAAGAGTGCTTCAGGAAAAGGGCTTTAAGTTTGAGTTTATCGAACAAGTCGATAAACGCGAATCCCCGGGGCATATGAAACACCATTACATGCCACCGATCCCATTGATCGTAAGTACAGACGCCCAGCGCCCAGTGGATGATATTTTAAAAGAAGTGAATCAAAAACTTTCTTTGCTGCCGGATGAAATCGAAAGCATCAAGATCATCAAACCTCAGCACGGAATTGCCAAGGCTGAGATCTTAAAACTTTCCCAGGATCCTTTGCTCGCGACACGCGAATTTTACGGAAAGCTTCGTGAAGTCGCACAAAAAGGCGCGGACTGCATTGTATTCTATAAAGAACCCCATCAAGTTGGTGAACGCTGGGAATCCTTGTTTGATCGCTTGAACAAGGCGGCATCATTAATTCTTTAG